A region of the Neomicrococcus lactis genome:
GAGCTGGACGGGTGATTTCCAAAGTGAAGTGCGGCGACAAGGACGGCACCTGAAGCGCCAATTCCTCAATCTGAGATGGGAACAAGTTCACGCCGCGAAGGATGATCATGTCATCCGAACGTCCCGTGATGCGGCCCATGCGACGGTGGCCCGGACGCGAAGTACCGGGCAACAAACGAGTGAGGTCGTGCGTGCGGTAGCGGATGATCGGCAGTGCTTCCTTCGTCAACGACGTGAAGACCAGTTCGCCGGGGTGACCGGTTGGCAGGACCTCATCCGTGAACGGGTCGATGATCTCCGGACGGAAGTGATCTTCCCAAATGTGAGATCCGTCCTTCGTCTCAGCGGATTCGCCAGCAACGCCTGGGCCCATGACTTCGGAGAGACCGTAGATATCGCACGCGGTGATGTTGAAGGTCTGCTCGATCTCGCGACGCATCTCGTCGGTCCACGGCTCGGCACCGAGCACGGCGTACTTCAAAGAGGTCTTGCGCGGATCTAAGCCTTGCTTGCGGAAACCGTCAGCGATGGTCAGCAAGTAAGTTGGCGTAGACAAGATGGCCTGAGGCTCGAAGTCCTGAATCATCTGGACCTGCTTCTCCGTCTGACCACCGGACATCGGGATGACGGCGCAGCCCAGACGCTCAGCTCCGTAGTGCGCTCCGAGTCCACCCGTGAACAAGCCGTAGCCATACGCGTTGTGGACCTTGTCGCCGGGGCGAATTCCGGAGGCGCGGAAACAGCGGGCCACAAGAGTTGCCCACGTCTTCAGGTCATTCTCGGTGTAAGCAACCACGGTTGGCTGGCCGGTAGTTCCCGAAGACGCATGAATGCGGCGGATGTCCTTCATGGGCACCGCGAACGCCTTGAACGGGTAGTTCTTACGCAGGAATTCTTTGTCCGTGTAAGGGAACAGCTTGAGGTCTTCGAGCGCCTTGAAGTCGTTCGGGTGCACGCCATGAGAGTCATAGAGCTCGCGGTACGCAGGAACGTTTTCGTAAGCGTGGTGCAGCGTCCAGCGCAGTCGTTCGAACTGCAGTTCCTCAATCTGCTCACGCGTCATGAGCTCTTCAGGATCCGGTTGCGAAGGATCCTCGGAAAAGAGTGCTGGGGAGTAAGGGTTGGCCACAGTGGTCATGAGGTTGTCCTTTGAAGCTGGCAATGAATGCAATAGGTGGAAGAAAAGTGCGCAGTTTTAGGCTTTAGGCGCGGGGATGGTGCGTGATCGTCCTCGGAATTCGGCAACAACCTTGTCACCGGAAAACACCTGAATGTCGTAGAGGCCGCTTCGCCCCTGCTGGGCTCGAACGGTTCCTACCGCGCGTAGCTCTTGACCTTCGTAGGTGGGAGCAATGAAGTTCACGTCAACGCCAGAGGCCACGGTCACCGTGGTGCCGTCGCCTTCGGGATCGTTGCAAGCGAGCGCAAAGCACGTGTCCGCAAACGCGAAAATCATGCCGCCGTGAGCGATTCCGAAACCGTTGAGCATCTCTTGCTTGAGCGTCATACGAATTTCCGCACGCCCATATTCGACGTAATCAACTTTGATCCCCATCCACTCAGAGGTGTAGTCATCCTTGAGGATGGGATGCGCAAAATCCTGCACAGTATCTCCGCTCTTTTTTATACCGAACGATCATTTGGTAATTCTACGGTGTGACGGACGTCAAGTCCATCCATCTTTCAAAGGCGGGCATTAAATGACGACGCCGCAGCTCACCACTTCTCCCCTCCTCGCGGACACTTGGGGGAAATGTCCGAAAGGAAAAGGAAGAAGGTGAGCTGCGGCGTCGTACTTTTGAGCGGGTTCTTTACGCCTTGACGGCCAGAACCGGGCTTTCGGCCTGGAGCAAAATGCGCTGCGCGGTTGAGCCCATGATCAGCTTGCCGACCGGAGAGCGCTTGCGCAGACCGATCACGATGAGCGATGCGTTCCGGCGGGCGGCGAGCTCAATGATCTCGTCGGCAGGATCGTGTCCGCGCATCGGCTGCAAGATCTCGTGATCAACGCCAGCTTCCTGGAGACGCTGTTCAACGTTCGCGAGCTCTTCTTCTTGAGCAAAGCGTGCGTCCACGAGGCGGTCGCCACGAGTGGTATTGAGCACCAAGAGCTTGTCGCCCGTGAGCTTCGCGTGACGAATGGCTGCCTCGAATGCGG
Encoded here:
- a CDS encoding universal stress protein, whose amino-acid sequence is MTIVVGYISTDEGEAAFEAAIRHAKLTGDKLLVLNTTRGDRLVDARFAQEEELANVEQRLQEAGVDHEILQPMRGHDPADEIIELAARRNASLIVIGLRKRSPVGKLIMGSTAQRILLQAESPVLAVKA
- a CDS encoding hotdog fold thioesterase; amino-acid sequence: MGIKVDYVEYGRAEIRMTLKQEMLNGFGIAHGGMIFAFADTCFALACNDPEGDGTTVTVASGVDVNFIAPTYEGQELRAVGTVRAQQGRSGLYDIQVFSGDKVVAEFRGRSRTIPAPKA
- the paaK gene encoding phenylacetate--CoA ligase PaaK, translated to MTTVANPYSPALFSEDPSQPDPEELMTREQIEELQFERLRWTLHHAYENVPAYRELYDSHGVHPNDFKALEDLKLFPYTDKEFLRKNYPFKAFAVPMKDIRRIHASSGTTGQPTVVAYTENDLKTWATLVARCFRASGIRPGDKVHNAYGYGLFTGGLGAHYGAERLGCAVIPMSGGQTEKQVQMIQDFEPQAILSTPTYLLTIADGFRKQGLDPRKTSLKYAVLGAEPWTDEMRREIEQTFNITACDIYGLSEVMGPGVAGESAETKDGSHIWEDHFRPEIIDPFTDEVLPTGHPGELVFTSLTKEALPIIRYRTHDLTRLLPGTSRPGHRRMGRITGRSDDMIILRGVNLFPSQIEELALQVPSLSPHFTLEITRPARMDQMTINIERREEYSFEDAEEGGKVLLKEIKTKIGSSATIKICEPGSLERSSGKLRRIYDMRDK